From the Deinococcus aetherius genome, the window GTCTGTGTGTTCGTTGACCGCCCGCCACAACCCATGCCCTACCCCACCGACCTTGACGCACACCTCGTCCAGAGGCCACCGAGAACCCCGCTGGGATTCTCGGTGGCGCAGTTCCTCGGTGAGGAGCGGCGCGAATGGGATGTTCCACTGTCGCAAGGTCTCATGGCTGACCTGAACCCCGCGCTCGTGAAGCAGTTCCTGCACGTCCCGCTGGCTGAGGGGGAAGCGGTGAGAGAGCCGCAGAGCGTCGCCGATGACGCTCAGGGGAAAACGGTGGCGGTAGGGCTTCCGGTCAGTCACCGCTCACCACCCTACCGGCGTTTAGTTGCCAGAACCCACGCCCATGCGTTCGCGCAGCACGCCTCCGCCTCCGCCTGGATGCGCCAGCACCACCCGGCAGCGTTCCTGGCGGGCGTGCTCGCTGAAGCGCCGGGGATGTGGCCCGCGAGCACCCTGGGTCACGAGGCGCGGCGCTGGGGAGTGAAGCTCGCCCCCATGTGCATCAACCGGAGTGGGATCAGCTACCGGGCCGAATCGGCGCAAGTTGTCCGTGCCCCACTGACAGCGGTGGACGGGCTGAGCCCCGACGCGGCGCGGGGGATCGTGCAGGAACGCCTGACCGGGGGGAAGTTCGTGGGCGTTGAGGACTTCTACGACCGGGTCGATCTGAGCCGGGACACGTTGGAGACGCTGGTGAAGGCCGGGGCGTTTGACGTCCAGGGTCCGCGACCGAACCGCCTCCAGGTCTTCTACGCCTTGCAGACCGTCGCCCACGCGCGGAAGCCAGGCACCCGTGCCCTGCTCGGTCCCCAGGTTCAGGCCCCGGACCTGCCCGACCTCTGCGCGGACGAAACCTTGTGGCTGGACCTGGAGACCAAGGGGGTCTCGGAGTCGGGACGGCACCCCCTGGACGCCCACCGCACCCGGCTGCGGGACGTGGGGTGCAAGCCGCCGGAAGCGCTGCGGCACGGGGAGCAGGCCTGGACGGCGGGGCTGATCGTGGCGAGGCAGAAACCGCCTACGGCCGGGGGCTTCGCCTTCTATGTCTTGGAGGACGGCGCCTCGCGAGCCCAGGCCGTCATCTCCCCGGACCTGTGGGAGGCGCACCGGGTCCTGCTGCGCGATGCCCAGGCGCTGATCGTGTGCGGGGAGGCGACGGTGCGGGGCCGGGCGGTGACCCTGCGG encodes:
- a CDS encoding helix-hairpin-helix domain-containing protein produces the protein MADLNPALVKQFLHVPLAEGEAVREPQSVADDAQGKTVAVGLPVSHRSPPYRRLVARTHAHAFAQHASASAWMRQHHPAAFLAGVLAEAPGMWPASTLGHEARRWGVKLAPMCINRSGISYRAESAQVVRAPLTAVDGLSPDAARGIVQERLTGGKFVGVEDFYDRVDLSRDTLETLVKAGAFDVQGPRPNRLQVFYALQTVAHARKPGTRALLGPQVQAPDLPDLCADETLWLDLETKGVSESGRHPLDAHRTRLRDVGCKPPEALRHGEQAWTAGLIVARQKPPTAGGFAFYVLEDGASRAQAVISPDLWEAHRVLLRDAQALIVCGEATVRGRAVTLRVLRLSELPLSHVRQAAD